A region of Paractinoplanes abujensis DNA encodes the following proteins:
- a CDS encoding copper resistance CopC/CopD family protein: protein MRKSALLAVCLLALAGWWPAQPAFAHAVLSAASPQQGSVVPAAPERVVLRFSENVQVVPGRSQVIGPDGKRISEGDPEITAEGLVIKVRPAERPLGTYLVSYRIISADSHPVSGAYTFSVGAPSENAPTAPVEEVAQSVQTATAVTKWLGYAGLSLALGPVLVLALWWPRRLSRAGPVRLARGGLALIAAATLAGLWLQAPASSGAGLFDVAPAELRQVLSSDFGLTLSARLALLAIAAALVGRLRRAAGGRPALLLAALTAGILVTWPLTGHPAAGPQAWLLIVADTAHLAAMSVWLGGLVALAVFLLRRAETRELRLILPAWSRWAAFAVYWLVAAGAIQALIQLGTLDALFSSTYGRLILLKTGLLAVVLAVAFVSRRLVQRGIAAATPARLRRAVGLELAITVLVLAASAVLVQTTTGRTVDVEAVAAQRSRGFVETLNSRLYAVQFEIFPATVGEYNTLHAFAYTPEGKPLKVLEWKVSVSLPAQGVEAIDAPVATVVDNQGLGAVTFPIAGDWQLSMTLRVSEIDQATVTTTVPVR, encoded by the coding sequence GTGCGGAAGTCCGCTCTGCTGGCGGTCTGCTTGCTGGCCCTGGCCGGCTGGTGGCCGGCGCAACCGGCGTTTGCGCACGCCGTGCTCAGCGCGGCCAGTCCGCAGCAGGGTTCCGTGGTCCCGGCGGCGCCCGAGCGGGTGGTCCTCCGGTTCAGCGAGAACGTGCAGGTCGTGCCGGGCCGTTCGCAGGTGATCGGGCCCGACGGCAAACGGATCAGCGAGGGCGACCCCGAGATCACGGCCGAGGGCCTGGTGATCAAGGTCCGCCCGGCCGAGCGTCCCCTGGGCACGTATCTGGTCAGCTACCGCATCATCTCGGCCGACAGCCATCCCGTCTCGGGGGCGTACACGTTCTCGGTCGGCGCCCCCTCCGAGAACGCGCCGACCGCGCCCGTCGAGGAGGTGGCCCAGTCGGTGCAGACGGCGACGGCCGTCACCAAGTGGCTCGGTTACGCGGGCCTGTCCCTGGCCCTGGGCCCGGTCCTGGTGCTCGCGCTGTGGTGGCCGCGCCGGCTGTCCCGCGCCGGGCCGGTGCGCCTGGCCCGCGGCGGCCTGGCCCTGATCGCCGCGGCCACCCTGGCCGGGCTGTGGCTGCAGGCGCCGGCCAGCTCCGGGGCGGGCCTGTTCGACGTCGCCCCGGCCGAGTTGCGGCAGGTGCTGAGCAGCGACTTCGGCCTCACGCTGAGCGCCCGGCTGGCCCTGCTGGCGATCGCCGCCGCGCTGGTGGGCCGGTTGCGGCGCGCCGCCGGGGGGCGGCCGGCGCTGCTGCTGGCCGCGCTCACCGCAGGCATCCTCGTGACGTGGCCGCTGACCGGGCACCCGGCGGCCGGCCCGCAGGCGTGGCTGCTGATCGTGGCCGACACGGCGCACCTGGCCGCCATGAGCGTGTGGCTGGGCGGGCTCGTCGCGCTGGCCGTCTTCCTGCTGCGCCGGGCCGAGACCCGGGAGCTGCGGCTGATCCTGCCGGCCTGGTCGCGGTGGGCTGCCTTCGCCGTGTACTGGCTGGTCGCGGCGGGCGCGATCCAGGCCCTGATCCAGCTGGGCACGCTGGACGCGCTGTTCTCCTCCACGTACGGCCGGCTCATCCTGCTCAAGACCGGGCTGCTGGCGGTCGTGCTGGCCGTCGCGTTCGTGTCCCGGCGGCTCGTGCAGCGGGGGATCGCCGCGGCCACCCCGGCCCGGCTGCGGCGTGCCGTCGGCCTCGAACTGGCGATTACCGTGCTCGTGCTGGCGGCCAGCGCGGTGCTCGTGCAGACGACCACCGGCCGTACGGTGGACGTGGAGGCCGTGGCCGCCCAGAGGTCGCGCGGCTTCGTGGAGACCCTCAACAGCCGGCTGTACGCGGTGCAGTTCGAGATCTTCCCGGCCACGGTGGGTGAATACAACACGCTGCACGCGTTCGCGTACACCCCGGAGGGCAAGCCGCTCAAGGTGCTCGAGTGGAAGGTGTCGGTGTCGTTGCCGGCGCAGGGCGTCGAAGCGATCGACGCGCCGGTGGCCACCGTGGTCGACAACCAGGGCCTGGGCGCGGTCACGTTCCCGATCGCCGGGGACTGGCAGCTGTCCATGACGCTGCGGGTGTCCGAGATCGACCAGGCCACCGTGACGACGACGGTCCCCGTGCGGTGA
- a CDS encoding DUF3500 domain-containing protein, whose amino-acid sequence MSARRDLAAHMNEAARAWLGLLSAEQRGIAAGAMPADDASDDERRRWFYTPTDHGGLTFHQQRPAQQQAAMRLVATGLSRAGYVTVATTIGLENVLDHTEGFGTRFDRERGRDPGLYYLRVFGEPGRGTWGWRFGGHHVSLNYLVVDGAVVATTPCFMGADPASSELLGGAVNRPLARVEDLARELVLALTDEQRRRAILSARAPSDLVTGNRSVIGAGDRVIPLAGVWRGDRFADPHEQDKLQAASDRIDAAAGLGDDDHRALEYTVRAKGVAGSDLSPGRRDVLRALLATYFDRVPEAVSPLPAYEGPALDAVHFAWAGSVEPGAPHYYRVQGPRLLIEWDNTQRGANHAHSVWRDPSNDFGLDVLRAHRHEHPH is encoded by the coding sequence ATGTCGGCGCGCCGGGACCTTGCTGCTCACATGAACGAGGCGGCGCGGGCCTGGCTCGGCCTGCTCAGCGCGGAGCAGCGGGGGATCGCGGCCGGGGCGATGCCGGCGGACGATGCGAGCGACGACGAGCGACGGCGCTGGTTCTACACGCCGACCGACCACGGCGGCCTGACGTTTCATCAGCAGCGGCCGGCCCAGCAGCAGGCGGCCATGCGCCTGGTGGCGACCGGGCTGTCGCGGGCGGGTTACGTCACCGTGGCCACGACCATCGGGCTGGAGAACGTGCTCGATCACACCGAGGGCTTCGGGACCAGGTTCGACCGGGAGCGGGGCCGCGACCCGGGGCTGTACTACCTGCGCGTCTTCGGCGAACCCGGGCGGGGCACGTGGGGATGGCGTTTCGGCGGGCATCACGTGTCACTCAACTATCTGGTCGTGGACGGTGCGGTGGTCGCGACCACGCCGTGCTTCATGGGTGCCGACCCGGCCTCGTCCGAACTGCTGGGCGGGGCGGTCAACCGGCCCCTGGCCCGTGTCGAGGACCTGGCCCGCGAGCTGGTCCTGGCGCTGACGGACGAGCAGCGGCGCCGCGCGATCCTGTCCGCCCGGGCGCCCAGCGACCTGGTGACCGGCAACCGCAGCGTGATCGGTGCCGGCGATCGGGTGATCCCGCTGGCCGGGGTGTGGCGGGGCGACCGGTTCGCCGACCCGCACGAGCAGGACAAGTTGCAGGCGGCCAGCGACCGGATCGACGCCGCGGCCGGCCTGGGCGACGACGATCACCGTGCGCTCGAATACACCGTACGGGCGAAAGGGGTGGCGGGTTCCGACCTGTCGCCGGGCCGGCGGGACGTGCTGCGGGCGCTGCTGGCGACGTATTTCGACAGGGTTCCCGAGGCGGTCTCACCCCTGCCCGCGTACGAGGGGCCGGCGCTGGACGCCGTGCATTTCGCGTGGGCGGGCTCGGTCGAACCGGGCGCGCCCCACTACTACCGGGTGCAGGGCCCGCGCCTGCTGATCGAGTGGGACAACACCCAGCGCGGCGCCAACCACGCCCACTCCGTCTGGCGCGACCCGTCCAACGACTTCGGCCTGGACGTGCTGCGCGCCCACCGCCACGAGCATCCCCACTGA
- a CDS encoding (2Fe-2S)-binding protein, with amino-acid sequence MPVLEAAARFGPYFVWQPRDDEPGWRPLTDLLDPAVAAERVAAGQRVLRRMSGLGPDQLGERVVASTIFLGLASRLVSPLLATAALTGVVPAADPARLWWRPVEGGPLPLSYREMGVTDESLHRVAIGRLVAPLLEVFQRHFVLSPQVLWGNVASALGGAAGMIADAGDPVAAERSAALVAELLAVPPLLGTATLHRPDQRHARWFLERHNCCLYYRIPGGGTCGDCVLTPDDQRRRQWRAVLNRRSGAESTGD; translated from the coding sequence GTGCCAGTGCTCGAGGCCGCCGCGCGGTTCGGTCCCTATTTCGTGTGGCAGCCCCGCGACGACGAGCCCGGCTGGCGACCGCTGACCGACCTGCTCGATCCGGCCGTCGCGGCCGAACGCGTCGCGGCCGGGCAGCGGGTGCTCAGGCGCATGTCGGGGCTGGGGCCCGACCAGCTCGGCGAGCGTGTGGTCGCGTCCACGATCTTCCTGGGGCTGGCCTCGCGGCTGGTGTCGCCGCTGCTGGCCACGGCCGCGCTGACCGGGGTCGTGCCGGCGGCCGACCCGGCCCGGCTGTGGTGGCGGCCCGTCGAGGGTGGGCCCCTCCCCCTCTCGTACCGGGAAATGGGGGTCACGGACGAGTCTTTGCACCGGGTCGCGATCGGGAGACTGGTCGCGCCGTTGCTCGAGGTCTTCCAGCGGCATTTCGTGCTGTCGCCGCAGGTGCTGTGGGGCAACGTGGCGTCGGCGCTGGGCGGGGCGGCCGGGATGATCGCCGACGCGGGTGACCCGGTGGCCGCGGAACGCAGCGCCGCCCTCGTGGCCGAGTTGCTCGCCGTGCCGCCCCTGCTCGGCACGGCCACGCTGCACCGGCCCGATCAGCGGCACGCGCGCTGGTTCCTGGAGCGCCACAACTGCTGCTTGTACTACCGGATCCCCGGCGGCGGCACCTGCGGCGACTGCGTGCTGACGCCCGACGACCAGCGGCGGCGGCAGTGGCGGGCGGTCCTGAACCGCCGGTCCGGGGCAGAATCGACTGGTGACTGA
- a CDS encoding PPOX class F420-dependent oxidoreductase, whose protein sequence is MVTDFDPRALLAESRLGVLATLKSSGLPQLSPVTPFYDRDAERIYVSVTDGRAKTANVRRDPRAALEVTSADGRSWATAEGTVELIGPGTDPHGPEVEALVDYYRRAAGEHPDWDEYRRVMVSDRRVLLVLVVGHVYGRRIG, encoded by the coding sequence CTGGTGACTGACTTCGATCCGCGGGCGCTGCTCGCCGAAAGCCGCCTCGGGGTGCTGGCCACGCTCAAGTCGAGCGGCCTGCCCCAGCTGTCCCCCGTCACTCCGTTCTACGACCGCGACGCGGAACGCATCTATGTGTCGGTCACCGACGGCCGGGCCAAGACGGCCAACGTACGCCGTGACCCACGCGCCGCCCTCGAGGTGACCAGCGCCGACGGCCGTTCCTGGGCCACCGCCGAGGGCACCGTCGAGCTGATCGGGCCGGGCACCGACCCGCACGGCCCCGAGGTCGAGGCCCTGGTCGACTACTACCGCCGCGCCGCCGGCGAACACCCCGACTGGGACGAGTACCGCCGGGTGATGGTGTCCGACCGCCGCGTGCTGCTGGTGCTCGTCGTCGGGCACGTCTACGGCCGGCGCATCGGCTGA
- a CDS encoding SEC-C domain-containing protein: MAFKTELTSSDLSEIRQSALGAADPLGIAADLADAAEAGRLADKDDAGYALALAAEIAESRAKLDAALRYVERAVEAYGERDDSQAGAARALHARILFRLGRSDEALARLEPLRPLLTRYPDAAAFVTAALGAGQEHRLAEKWLTEAVQEGLGASGSTTEPSSAEDAGVLFFLLQQRHRLRHALGLQHDTHDNLAERLETRLANAGATAGPAVDLLFFRQAEFGKLLEQFPALSSVFGADWDEHRAILERELVRLTGTGRTGLTVLPGTVVGLTGFAGADGDVADARVRSGYAQQLAGREGQITWPPERNGACWCGSGTKYKKCCLPRSR, from the coding sequence GTGGCTTTCAAAACCGAGCTGACCAGCTCCGACCTGAGTGAGATCCGGCAGTCCGCCCTGGGTGCGGCCGACCCGCTCGGCATCGCCGCCGACCTGGCCGACGCCGCCGAGGCGGGCCGTCTGGCGGACAAGGACGACGCGGGTTACGCCCTCGCGCTCGCCGCCGAGATCGCGGAGAGCCGCGCGAAACTCGACGCCGCGCTGCGCTACGTCGAGCGCGCCGTCGAGGCGTACGGGGAAAGGGACGACAGCCAGGCCGGCGCCGCCCGCGCCCTGCACGCGCGCATCCTGTTCCGGCTGGGCCGCTCCGACGAGGCGCTGGCCCGGCTGGAGCCGCTGCGCCCACTGCTCACCCGCTATCCCGACGCGGCCGCCTTCGTCACCGCCGCCCTGGGCGCGGGCCAGGAACACCGGCTGGCCGAGAAGTGGCTGACCGAGGCCGTGCAGGAGGGCCTGGGCGCCTCCGGCAGCACGACCGAGCCGTCGTCGGCCGAGGACGCCGGGGTGCTGTTCTTCCTGCTGCAGCAGCGGCACCGGCTGCGCCACGCGCTGGGCCTGCAGCACGACACGCACGACAACCTGGCCGAGCGGCTCGAGACCCGGCTGGCCAACGCGGGCGCCACCGCCGGCCCGGCGGTCGACCTGCTGTTCTTCCGGCAGGCCGAGTTCGGCAAGCTGCTCGAGCAGTTCCCGGCATTGTCGTCCGTGTTCGGCGCCGACTGGGACGAGCACCGCGCGATCCTCGAGCGCGAGCTGGTGCGCCTGACCGGCACCGGCCGCACGGGCCTGACCGTGCTGCCCGGCACGGTCGTCGGCCTGACCGGTTTTGCCGGTGCCGACGGTGACGTGGCCGACGCCCGGGTCCGCTCCGGCTACGCCCAGCAGCTGGCCGGCCGCGAGGGGCAGATCACCTGGCCGCCGGAGCGCAACGGGGCCTGCTGGTGCGGTTCGGGCACCAAATACAAGAAGTGCTGCCTGCCCCGCTCCCGCTGA
- a CDS encoding NmrA family NAD(P)-binding protein, translated as MTIAVTTPTGHVGSHVVRLLVQAGVRPRVLVRDPDKLPPGLRPLVDVARGDLLDAAFVTEALTGAEALFWASPEVFTAPDPLADMVTMGAHAAAAVRAAGVGRVLQISSVGAERRHGAGLIDGLARNEEQLRATGADVLTLRCGYFFTNLLGMLDAMKAGVLTTTMPLDQPLSWVDPRDVGEVAAARLLAGWSGSAVGAVHGPADLSWAEAASILSTATGRTLQAQQITDDDLRSALLGAGLSEPAASGVVGMTAGTRDDFEPDQKRDFVSTTPSTLESWACTTLRPLLQ; from the coding sequence ATGACCATTGCCGTGACCACACCCACCGGACATGTCGGCTCCCACGTCGTCCGCCTGCTCGTCCAGGCCGGCGTGCGGCCGCGCGTGCTGGTGCGCGACCCTGACAAACTCCCGCCCGGCCTGCGCCCGCTGGTCGACGTGGCCCGGGGCGACCTGCTCGACGCCGCGTTCGTGACCGAGGCCCTGACGGGCGCCGAGGCACTGTTCTGGGCCAGCCCCGAGGTGTTCACCGCGCCCGACCCGCTGGCCGACATGGTCACCATGGGCGCACACGCCGCAGCCGCCGTCCGGGCCGCCGGAGTCGGCCGGGTGCTGCAGATCAGCAGCGTCGGCGCCGAACGCCGGCACGGCGCGGGCCTGATCGACGGCCTGGCCCGCAACGAGGAACAGCTGCGCGCCACCGGCGCCGACGTGCTCACCCTGCGCTGCGGCTACTTCTTCACCAACCTGCTCGGCATGCTGGACGCGATGAAGGCCGGGGTGCTGACCACCACGATGCCGCTCGACCAGCCGCTGTCCTGGGTCGACCCGCGCGACGTCGGCGAGGTGGCCGCGGCCCGCCTGCTGGCCGGCTGGTCCGGCAGCGCGGTCGGGGCGGTGCACGGCCCGGCCGACCTGTCGTGGGCCGAGGCCGCCTCGATCCTGTCCACGGCGACCGGCCGCACCCTGCAGGCCCAGCAGATCACCGACGACGACCTGCGCTCGGCCCTGCTCGGCGCGGGCCTGAGCGAGCCCGCCGCGTCCGGCGTCGTCGGCATGACAGCGGGCACCCGCGACGACTTCGAGCCCGACCAGAAGCGCGACTTCGTCAGCACGACCCCGTCCACGCTGGAGTCCTGGGCCTGCACCACGCTGCGCCCGCTGCTGCAGTGA
- a CDS encoding VOC family protein: protein MRLRMELFVQDLDTSAAFYTGVLGFELIRREEFYASLSRGEVTLGLGRVGGLSARDEAGPGPAWCAPDAGGSAALDHHRGAGVEIVLELGGPDEVAALHDRCRARQLRIEPLREQPWGLRDFRLFDPDGYYLRITHTAV from the coding sequence ATGCGACTTCGGATGGAGCTCTTCGTGCAAGACCTCGACACCAGCGCGGCGTTCTACACCGGCGTGCTGGGCTTCGAGCTGATCCGGCGCGAGGAGTTCTATGCGAGCCTGAGCCGCGGGGAGGTCACGCTGGGGCTGGGCCGGGTCGGCGGGTTGTCCGCGCGGGACGAGGCGGGGCCCGGACCGGCTTGGTGCGCACCGGACGCCGGCGGGAGTGCGGCACTCGACCACCACCGCGGCGCGGGTGTCGAGATCGTGCTCGAACTGGGCGGCCCGGACGAGGTGGCCGCTCTGCACGACCGCTGCCGGGCGCGGCAGCTGCGCATCGAGCCGCTGCGTGAGCAGCCGTGGGGGCTGCGCGACTTCAGGCTCTTCGACCCCGACGGCTACTACCTGCGCATCACGCACACGGCGGTCTGA
- a CDS encoding glycoside hydrolase family 3 N-terminal domain-containing protein encodes MANVEELLARMSAEEKAAQLTQYFYFKLPADAQPDPALGVEVDAQPRSVEEALARGGAGSLLFVTDPAEINRLQRQAIEGNPQGVPLLFGFDVIHGLRTIFPVPIAMAASWDLDTITRGQAVAGREARAVGIHWTFAPMVDIARDPRWGRIVEGAGEDPFLGAAVAAAQVRGFQEHIIAGPKHFAGYGAAAGGRDYDEANISEYELWNVYFPPFQAAIDAGAGNVMTAYMDLNGIPASGSRWLFTEVLRDAWGFDGFVVSDANAVKNLVTHGYARDLAEAGKRAVEAGVDMEMAISEPAYGTIAGVADDKVLDERARKVLEAKQKLGLFDNPYVDEAAAREVLADPAHRDAARVAAQRSAVLLRNEGGLLPLDAAALSSIAVVGPLADSRRDILGPWVFDFDLGETVTVLDGIRRAAGDGVRVDFAQGIPVTQRTFPSMFDMFGRNRPADPEGFDPGAEFQRAINVATAADVAVVVVGEWQNMIGEAASRSSLELPGRQLELLQAVVATGTPTVALVMNGRPLDLRWAAEHVPAILDIWYPGTQGGHAVADLLFGTVSPGGKLPFTWPRTAGQIPLTYAHTTSHEPDNQARRYWDEASTPLFAFGHGLSYATFTYDDLTIVEHSPVRDGSVTVSVEVSNESDREAAEVVQLYLHQRHGSASRPVRELKGFERVIVPAGSSRRVEFTVGPEQRRYWNAAARDWVLDASTFDVWVGGSSEADLHGTFQVG; translated from the coding sequence ATGGCGAACGTCGAGGAACTGCTGGCGCGCATGTCGGCCGAGGAGAAGGCCGCGCAGCTGACGCAGTACTTCTATTTCAAGCTGCCCGCCGACGCCCAGCCCGACCCGGCCCTCGGGGTCGAGGTCGATGCCCAGCCCCGCAGCGTCGAGGAGGCCCTGGCCCGCGGCGGTGCCGGGTCGCTGCTGTTCGTCACCGACCCGGCCGAGATCAATAGGCTGCAGCGTCAGGCGATCGAGGGCAACCCGCAGGGCGTCCCGCTGCTGTTCGGTTTCGACGTCATCCACGGCCTGCGCACGATCTTCCCGGTGCCGATCGCCATGGCCGCCTCGTGGGATCTCGACACCATCACCCGCGGGCAGGCCGTCGCGGGCCGGGAGGCGCGGGCCGTCGGCATCCATTGGACGTTCGCCCCGATGGTCGACATCGCCCGGGACCCGCGCTGGGGCCGCATCGTCGAGGGCGCCGGGGAGGACCCGTTCCTGGGCGCCGCCGTGGCCGCGGCCCAGGTGCGCGGTTTCCAGGAGCACATCATCGCCGGCCCCAAGCATTTCGCGGGTTACGGGGCGGCGGCCGGCGGGCGTGACTACGACGAGGCCAACATCAGCGAGTACGAGCTGTGGAACGTCTACTTCCCACCGTTCCAGGCCGCGATCGACGCCGGCGCGGGCAACGTGATGACCGCGTACATGGACCTCAACGGCATCCCCGCCTCGGGCAGCCGCTGGCTGTTCACCGAGGTGCTGCGCGACGCTTGGGGTTTCGACGGTTTCGTCGTGAGCGACGCCAACGCCGTGAAGAACCTGGTCACCCACGGCTACGCGCGCGATCTGGCCGAGGCGGGCAAGCGGGCGGTCGAGGCCGGCGTCGACATGGAGATGGCGATCAGCGAACCCGCGTACGGCACGATCGCCGGCGTGGCCGACGACAAAGTGCTCGACGAGCGCGCCCGCAAGGTGCTCGAGGCCAAGCAGAAGCTGGGCCTGTTCGACAACCCGTACGTGGATGAGGCCGCCGCCCGCGAGGTCCTGGCCGACCCGGCCCACCGCGACGCGGCCCGGGTGGCCGCCCAGCGTTCGGCCGTGCTGCTGCGCAACGAGGGCGGCCTGCTTCCCCTCGACGCCGCCGCCCTGAGCTCGATCGCGGTGGTGGGCCCGCTGGCCGATTCCCGCCGCGACATCCTCGGCCCGTGGGTGTTCGATTTCGACCTGGGCGAGACGGTCACCGTGCTCGACGGCATCCGCCGCGCGGCCGGTGACGGCGTACGGGTCGATTTCGCGCAGGGCATCCCGGTCACGCAGCGCACGTTCCCGTCCATGTTCGACATGTTCGGCCGTAACCGGCCCGCCGACCCCGAGGGCTTCGACCCCGGCGCCGAGTTCCAGCGCGCGATCAACGTGGCCACCGCGGCCGACGTCGCCGTCGTGGTCGTCGGCGAGTGGCAGAACATGATCGGTGAGGCCGCGTCGCGCTCGTCGCTGGAGCTGCCCGGCCGTCAGCTGGAGCTGCTGCAGGCCGTGGTGGCCACCGGCACCCCGACCGTGGCGCTGGTCATGAACGGCCGCCCGCTCGACCTGCGCTGGGCCGCCGAGCACGTGCCGGCGATCCTGGACATCTGGTATCCGGGAACGCAGGGCGGCCACGCGGTGGCCGATCTGCTCTTCGGCACGGTCTCCCCCGGCGGCAAGCTGCCCTTCACCTGGCCCCGTACGGCCGGGCAGATCCCGCTGACCTACGCGCACACCACGTCGCACGAGCCGGACAACCAGGCCCGCCGCTACTGGGACGAGGCCAGCACGCCGCTCTTCGCGTTCGGGCACGGCCTGAGCTACGCCACGTTCACCTACGACGACCTCACGATCGTGGAGCACTCCCCCGTACGGGACGGGTCCGTCACCGTCTCGGTCGAGGTGTCCAACGAGTCCGATCGTGAGGCGGCCGAGGTCGTCCAGCTCTACCTGCACCAGCGGCACGGCAGCGCGTCACGGCCCGTACGGGAGCTCAAGGGTTTCGAGCGGGTGATCGTGCCCGCCGGGTCGAGCCGCCGGGTCGAGTTCACGGTCGGTCCCGAGCAGCGCCGCTACTGGAACGCCGCCGCCCGCGACTGGGTGCTCGACGCGTCCACCTTCGACGTGTGGGTCGGCGGCAGTTCCGAAGCCGACCTGCACGGAACGTTCCAGGTCGGCTAG
- a CDS encoding SDR family oxidoreductase, which yields MARTWFITGTSRGFGREWAEAALERGDRVAATARDVSSLDALVQTYGERVLPLPLDVTDRGAVVAALARAYENFGRLDVIVNNAGYGQFGMIEEISEDEARLQFETNVFGALWVTQAALPYLRESGGGNIIQVSSIGGISAFPNIGIYNASKWALEGFSQALAQEVALFGVKVTLVEPGGFDTDWGGSSARHATRLGEYDKVREIAAEGRRRRVSNPGDPKATRTAILKIVDAENPPLRVFFGEAPLGIATADYESRLAGWREWQPLAVEAQG from the coding sequence GTGGCCAGAACCTGGTTCATCACCGGCACCTCGCGCGGCTTCGGACGCGAATGGGCCGAGGCCGCGCTGGAGCGGGGCGATCGTGTCGCGGCTACGGCGCGCGACGTGTCCTCGCTGGATGCGCTCGTCCAGACGTACGGGGAAAGGGTCCTGCCCCTGCCCCTGGACGTCACCGACCGCGGGGCCGTCGTCGCCGCGCTGGCCCGCGCGTACGAGAACTTCGGACGGCTCGACGTGATCGTCAACAACGCCGGGTACGGGCAGTTCGGCATGATCGAGGAGATCAGCGAGGACGAGGCCCGGCTGCAGTTCGAGACGAACGTCTTCGGGGCGCTGTGGGTCACCCAGGCCGCCCTGCCCTACCTGCGGGAGAGCGGCGGCGGCAACATCATCCAGGTGTCGTCGATCGGCGGGATCTCGGCGTTCCCCAACATCGGCATCTACAACGCCTCCAAGTGGGCCCTCGAAGGGTTCAGCCAGGCCCTGGCGCAGGAGGTCGCGCTGTTCGGCGTGAAGGTGACGCTGGTCGAGCCGGGCGGGTTCGACACCGACTGGGGCGGCTCGTCGGCCCGGCACGCGACGCGGCTGGGGGAGTACGACAAGGTGCGCGAGATCGCCGCCGAGGGGCGTCGCCGGCGGGTCTCGAACCCGGGCGACCCGAAGGCGACGCGGACGGCCATCCTCAAGATCGTGGACGCCGAGAACCCGCCGCTGCGCGTGTTCTTCGGCGAGGCGCCGCTGGGCATCGCGACCGCCGACTACGAGTCACGGCTGGCCGGCTGGCGCGAGTGGCAACCCCTGGCGGTCGAGGCCCAGGGCTAG
- a CDS encoding alpha/beta fold hydrolase, producing the protein MVFHRYATVDGKRLFYREAGDPAKPAIVLLHGYPTSSFMFRELIPRLAADFHVIAPDHLGFGLSDAPAADEFRYTFDALAELTAGLLDQLGVRRYAIYVQDYGAPVGWRLALRDPSAITAIVTQNGNAYEEGFVPEFWSDVFAFHRDRNATTEAAVRGALTLDAIRWQYVTGVPDETLVDPTTWWHDYHLVSRPGNDAVQLDLFYDYATNRPLYPRLHEYFRTHRPPLLAVWGEGDEIFGPAGARAFATDLPDAQIHLLPGGHFLLETAVDEVGELIRKFLPRQ; encoded by the coding sequence ATGGTGTTCCACCGGTACGCGACGGTCGACGGCAAACGGCTCTTCTACCGGGAGGCCGGCGACCCCGCCAAGCCCGCGATCGTGCTGCTGCACGGCTACCCGACCAGCTCGTTCATGTTCCGCGAGCTGATCCCGCGGCTGGCCGCCGACTTCCACGTGATCGCGCCCGACCATCTCGGGTTCGGGCTGTCCGACGCCCCGGCCGCCGACGAGTTCCGCTACACGTTCGACGCGCTGGCCGAGCTGACCGCTGGGCTGCTCGACCAGCTCGGGGTGCGGCGCTACGCGATCTACGTGCAGGACTACGGCGCACCGGTCGGCTGGCGGCTGGCCCTGCGCGACCCGTCGGCGATCACCGCCATCGTGACGCAGAACGGGAACGCGTACGAGGAAGGCTTCGTCCCGGAATTCTGGTCGGACGTGTTCGCCTTCCACCGCGATCGCAACGCGACCACCGAAGCGGCCGTGCGCGGGGCGCTGACCCTGGACGCGATCCGCTGGCAGTACGTGACCGGCGTGCCCGACGAGACGCTGGTCGACCCGACGACGTGGTGGCACGACTATCACCTGGTGTCGCGCCCCGGCAACGACGCCGTGCAGCTCGACCTGTTCTACGACTACGCCACCAACCGGCCGCTCTACCCGCGCCTGCACGAGTACTTCCGCACTCACCGCCCGCCGCTGCTGGCCGTCTGGGGCGAGGGTGACGAGATCTTCGGGCCGGCCGGCGCCCGCGCGTTCGCCACCGACCTGCCCGACGCGCAGATCCACCTGCTGCCCGGCGGCCACTTCCTGCTCGAGACCGCCGTCGACGAGGTGGGCGAGCTGATCAGGAAGTTCCTGCCCCGGCAGTGA
- a CDS encoding CGNR zinc finger domain-containing protein: MDDVLLLTLLNSTPMVDGVRTDTLDLEADDQALLRDGRDTLQDVVRGARPAAALTPYLRGVVSHPSIDNGRLTWTVEATSARTLLVRAIAAWDELERTRPGRLRPCANTECALFLLDRSKSNSARWCSMASCGNKLKARRHYQRKTAGPHDDRPA, encoded by the coding sequence ATGGACGACGTGCTGCTGCTCACGCTGCTCAACAGCACTCCGATGGTCGACGGGGTACGCACCGACACTCTCGACCTGGAGGCCGACGACCAGGCTCTGCTGCGGGACGGCCGGGACACGCTGCAGGACGTCGTGCGCGGCGCCCGGCCCGCCGCCGCCCTCACCCCGTATCTGCGAGGCGTGGTGTCCCACCCGTCGATCGACAACGGCCGGCTGACCTGGACTGTCGAGGCAACCAGCGCTCGAACTCTGCTCGTACGGGCCATCGCCGCCTGGGACGAGCTCGAACGCACCCGGCCCGGCCGGTTGCGGCCGTGCGCCAACACCGAATGCGCCCTGTTCCTGCTCGACCGCAGCAAATCGAACAGCGCCCGCTGGTGCTCGATGGCCTCCTGCGGCAACAAGCTCAAAGCCCGCCGGCACTATCAGCGCAAGACCGCCGGACCGCACGACGACCGGCCGGCCTAG